In Flavobacterium cerinum, one genomic interval encodes:
- a CDS encoding SCO family protein, whose product MEKLVGSILLGLVLLSCTNRQQRLPFLGNPIVKGQDTLYPKIKDFTFINQDSITVTNKTFDGKIYITDFIFLSCPTICPKMTVEMLAVYHEYQNNPNIAFLSHTIDPEQDTIKRLKTYSENLGITGNWHFVTGNKENIYQMATESYFMTAYPDAKEPGGYVHSGGLLLIDRNRHIRGVYDGTNPQETKRLIADIALLLKEK is encoded by the coding sequence ATGGAAAAATTAGTAGGAAGCATACTGTTAGGACTGGTATTATTGTCGTGTACGAACCGACAACAAAGATTGCCTTTTCTGGGGAATCCGATTGTAAAAGGACAAGACACCCTCTATCCGAAGATTAAGGATTTTACTTTTATTAATCAGGATAGTATAACGGTGACGAATAAAACATTTGATGGTAAAATATATATCACCGATTTTATTTTCTTGTCTTGCCCAACGATTTGTCCTAAAATGACCGTTGAAATGCTTGCTGTTTATCACGAATATCAAAACAATCCAAATATTGCTTTTTTATCGCATACGATAGATCCCGAACAGGATACTATAAAGCGGTTAAAAACATATTCAGAAAACCTGGGGATTACCGGTAACTGGCATTTTGTAACCGGCAATAAGGAAAACATCTATCAGATGGCAACCGAAAGCTACTTTATGACAGCTTATCCCGATGCCAAAGAACCGGGAGGCTATGTACATAGCGGCGGGTTACTATTAATCGATCGTAACCGACATATCCGTGGTGTTTACGACGGAACCAATCCGCAGGAAACAAAACGATTAATCGCTGATATAGCCTTATTATTAAAAGAAAAATAA
- a CDS encoding cytochrome-c peroxidase: MKVFFKILPLLFLSVSCSNDNYEPVSYDNPELSLNIPVGFPALNNSFYTNKPTKYGVELGEKLFNEKRFSADNTISCASCHKQSSAFADNAIQAIGINGRIGLRNTPPVQNLAFMKFYNWDGSKLSLENQPIVPIITHEEMDSSILEVIGKIQNDTSYKTLFQKAFGDENITPERIYKSIAQYEYTLISANSKYDKVMRNEGAAFTESETQGYLIFQQKCSGCHSTELFTDQSFRNIGFPVNPNSNEAGRARVTGNMQEYMSFRVPSLRNVEYTAPYGSFGQFATLKDVLDYFDNGVLDADNLDPVFKNNDKRIPLTEQEKEYLISFMKTLSDGSFTNH; the protein is encoded by the coding sequence ATGAAAGTTTTTTTTAAAATTTTACCTCTTTTATTCTTGTCAGTGTCTTGTAGCAATGACAACTACGAACCGGTTTCATATGATAATCCCGAACTATCATTAAATATTCCCGTTGGTTTTCCGGCATTGAATAATTCGTTTTACACCAACAAGCCTACAAAATACGGAGTTGAATTAGGAGAAAAACTGTTTAATGAAAAACGGTTTAGTGCAGACAATACTATTTCGTGCGCAAGTTGTCACAAGCAATCATCTGCCTTTGCCGACAATGCTATACAGGCAATCGGAATTAATGGTAGAATCGGACTTCGGAATACACCACCAGTTCAAAATCTTGCTTTTATGAAATTCTACAATTGGGACGGAAGCAAGCTGAGTTTAGAAAATCAGCCCATTGTTCCCATTATTACCCATGAAGAAATGGATTCATCTATTTTAGAAGTCATTGGTAAAATTCAAAATGACACTTCATACAAAACACTTTTTCAAAAGGCATTCGGGGATGAAAATATTACACCCGAACGAATTTACAAAAGTATTGCCCAGTATGAATACACATTGATTTCCGCCAACAGTAAATACGACAAAGTAATGCGAAATGAAGGAGCTGCTTTTACAGAAAGTGAAACACAGGGCTATCTGATTTTTCAGCAGAAGTGCTCCGGTTGCCACAGTACAGAACTCTTTACCGATCAAAGTTTCCGAAACATAGGATTTCCGGTAAACCCGAATTCTAATGAAGCCGGGAGAGCAAGAGTTACCGGAAATATGCAAGAGTACATGAGCTTTCGGGTACCGTCTTTACGTAATGTCGAATATACCGCGCCTTATGGCAGTTTTGGACAATTCGCGACACTTAAAGATGTTTTGGATTATTTTGACAATGGCGTTTTAGATGCCGATAATTTAGATCCTGTATTTAAAAATAATGACAAAAGAATTCCGCTTACCGAACAGGAAAAAGAATATCTAATTTCCTTTATGAAAACATTAAGTGACGGCAGTTTTACAAATCATTAA
- a CDS encoding YHS domain-containing protein codes for MKIKHNKLLTILLNTMALLTLTVFFSCQEKEGGNTLNSSKQLIQPENPLNKLKYDNTIDFFCKMDITRYGVSDTLHYKGKLYGFCSKMCKDEFRKNPDSYLTDKTVLEHK; via the coding sequence ATGAAAATAAAACATAACAAACTTCTAACAATACTACTGAATACAATGGCATTGTTGACGCTGACAGTCTTTTTCAGTTGCCAGGAAAAAGAGGGCGGAAATACTTTAAATAGTTCTAAGCAACTGATTCAACCGGAAAATCCGCTTAATAAACTGAAATACGATAATACAATCGATTTTTTTTGTAAAATGGATATAACCCGGTATGGTGTTAGTGATACACTTCACTATAAGGGAAAATTATACGGTTTTTGTTCTAAAATGTGCAAAGATGAATTTCGGAAGAACCCGGATTCATACCTTACCGATAAAACGGTTTTGGAGCATAAATAA
- a CDS encoding MarR family winged helix-turn-helix transcriptional regulator, giving the protein MNYQLIQDVIQLVEKFEKENNNDGYAKDVSGFKRWFFEREKQTDFSLDEPDWEGKTEGRSPESVISTLLVHMNRYAKTYSKSAIQESEFSTQEDFIYLINLKAFGAMTKMELIKRNIQDKPTGMQIINRLIKNGWVTQNDSETDKRSKVIEISQEGLQSLDAQMGKIRLATQIVSGDLSHSEKMQLIRLLNKLDDFHHPIFSQQIDSHELLQKVNAAYFID; this is encoded by the coding sequence ATGAACTATCAGCTTATTCAGGATGTTATTCAACTTGTCGAAAAATTCGAAAAGGAGAATAACAATGATGGTTATGCCAAAGATGTAAGTGGTTTTAAAAGATGGTTTTTTGAGAGGGAAAAACAAACGGACTTTTCTTTAGATGAACCTGATTGGGAAGGTAAAACGGAGGGAAGAAGCCCGGAGAGTGTAATCAGTACTTTATTGGTGCACATGAATCGATATGCTAAAACCTATTCCAAGTCGGCAATACAGGAATCAGAATTTTCGACTCAGGAAGATTTTATTTATTTGATCAACTTGAAGGCATTTGGAGCAATGACCAAAATGGAGCTTATTAAAAGAAATATTCAGGATAAGCCAACCGGAATGCAGATCATAAACCGATTAATTAAAAACGGTTGGGTAACACAAAATGACTCCGAAACGGATAAAAGGAGTAAGGTAATTGAAATTTCACAGGAAGGCTTACAGTCATTAGATGCTCAAATGGGAAAAATACGACTTGCAACCCAAATCGTTTCAGGAGATCTGTCTCATTCCGAAAAAATGCAATTAATACGGTTGTTAAATAAGCTGGATGATTTTCATCACCCGATTTTTTCTCAACAGATAGATAGTCATGAGCTTTTGCAAAAAGTGAATGCGGCCTATTTTATAGACTAA
- a CDS encoding helix-turn-helix domain-containing protein, whose amino-acid sequence MSTNNQCIAELLRTGRIAKGYTQQKLSEVTNVSLRSIQRIEKGQVKPRMYTLQLLSAELGIQIADLSLSEKSSEPLTKKQINFAREIILSVGSGLFLLFGSVAFLCQSVRFPETRFELYAFWAIITLVYLIITLKIWKNN is encoded by the coding sequence ATGTCTACAAATAACCAATGTATAGCTGAACTTCTTCGTACCGGCAGAATAGCCAAAGGGTATACTCAACAGAAACTTTCCGAAGTGACCAATGTCAGTTTGCGTTCGATACAACGAATCGAAAAAGGTCAGGTAAAACCCAGAATGTATACACTACAATTGTTATCTGCCGAACTGGGAATACAGATAGCGGATTTATCACTTTCCGAAAAGAGTTCTGAACCCTTGACAAAAAAACAAATCAATTTTGCACGGGAAATCATTCTCTCTGTAGGGAGTGGACTTTTCTTATTATTTGGCAGTGTTGCTTTTCTTTGTCAAAGTGTAAGATTTCCCGAAACCCGTTTCGAATTATATGCCTTTTGGGCTATCATTACGTTGGTTTACCTGATAATCACGTTAAAAATATGGAAAAACAATTAA
- a CDS encoding MbnP family protein, which produces MRNLKKYLLLSAISLAIVSCSSDDAAPVANNVTLSFKNTFGDTEIVLGGATSSTATVNTSDAGQVHHFSELKYVISNIRLVKADGTEVPYNINDLDKGATVINHANPSTLNYVMSNIPTGEYKQIKFGLGVRSDLNTLNQVSFPNFYATAGANDTQMMWEWGTGYRFTKIEGFYGADNKEMSIHTGSTVEGSEGNYTQGVDAYRNITLDLPVNAVVGNQSPKIKIKADFNKLLSGTTNTITLSTGTGMGDNATPNIHTAVQMVKFVDNLGGNGTNDLKGMFSVSTVEN; this is translated from the coding sequence ATGAGAAATCTTAAAAAGTACCTTTTATTATCTGCTATTTCATTAGCAATTGTATCGTGCAGTAGTGATGATGCCGCACCAGTAGCCAATAACGTAACACTATCTTTCAAAAACACCTTTGGGGATACCGAGATTGTTTTAGGAGGAGCGACATCTTCTACGGCAACTGTAAACACATCTGATGCAGGTCAGGTTCACCATTTTTCGGAACTGAAATATGTAATCAGTAACATTCGTCTGGTAAAAGCAGATGGAACTGAAGTACCATATAATATAAACGATTTGGATAAAGGCGCGACCGTTATTAACCATGCCAATCCTTCAACATTAAATTATGTAATGAGTAATATTCCTACCGGAGAGTACAAACAAATTAAATTCGGTTTGGGAGTACGAAGTGACCTGAATACATTAAATCAGGTAAGTTTCCCTAACTTCTATGCTACTGCCGGTGCCAACGACACTCAAATGATGTGGGAATGGGGAACGGGATATCGCTTTACCAAAATTGAAGGATTTTATGGTGCCGATAATAAAGAAATGTCTATTCACACCGGAAGCACTGTTGAAGGTTCTGAAGGGAATTATACGCAAGGTGTTGATGCCTACAGAAACATTACATTGGATCTGCCTGTAAACGCTGTTGTCGGTAATCAGTCGCCTAAAATTAAAATAAAAGCCGACTTTAATAAACTATTAAGCGGAACTACTAATACGATTACATTATCAACCGGAACAGGAATGGGTGACAATGCTACACCTAATATTCACACAGCTGTTCAGATGGTAAAATTTGTAGATAATTTAGGCGGAAACGGAACAAACGATCTTAAAGGAATGTTCTCTGTTAGTACCGTAGAAAACTAA
- a CDS encoding TonB-dependent receptor plug domain-containing protein — MRYITIVLLFWGMFLNAQNNGAKKDSIKEKEIKLKEVEIIVATKKKIETEMKMAVSVDQFLASSDQISFIKRGAYAWEPLLNNMSTERSVITIDGMHVFGACTDKMDPITSYVESNNLSTIDIKSGQEGGMHGSTVAGSIDLKRKNTAFSEKQEWKGAYQSGFEFNNKQFFNLGNVSFASNKFVADGSISYRKAENYFDGNNNEVKHSQFKKFNSSLGLAYKTSTLSSLRADAIFDMAKDVGYPALPMDLWLSRALITSVAYKQLFKEGLVRVWDSKIYFNAIEHYMDDTTRPENLVHMDMPGWSTTYGLVSKINLKKENYSSEVQLNAYNNVSIAEMRMYPQDRSKQTMFAYSWPWVTTRYAGLSINNSLEITEKSQINFGGSLGMNYNHSKYVDFNWIFHPGAPQEKTRFLPSLYAGYTIDVKKFNFSAGGGYGHRAPSVSEGYGYYIYNSFDRYDYIGNPDLKNEISYEINVAAGFSDEKFSLKAKANYFYIQNYIIGRILSMGSPMNYQSVGVKGYTSLDYATLFNFSLNAQYDILEHLHWKGTLTYARGKDNKDGNLPFIRPLSYQTSLQYHYKDFGFQTALNGDFEQINYSPEYGEDKTPAYRIWNLSADYTFYINNFKTVFQIGAENILNEYYSTYADWGNIPRMGRNIFTSLKINF, encoded by the coding sequence ATGAGATATATCACAATAGTATTGCTTTTTTGGGGAATGTTTCTCAATGCTCAGAATAACGGAGCAAAAAAAGACAGCATTAAAGAAAAAGAAATCAAGTTAAAAGAAGTCGAAATTATTGTAGCTACTAAGAAGAAAATAGAAACCGAAATGAAAATGGCAGTTTCGGTAGATCAGTTTCTGGCTTCTTCCGATCAGATCAGTTTTATTAAACGTGGCGCATATGCATGGGAACCATTGTTAAACAATATGAGTACAGAACGTTCTGTCATCACTATTGACGGAATGCACGTTTTCGGAGCTTGTACAGACAAAATGGATCCGATTACATCTTATGTGGAGAGCAATAATCTATCGACAATCGATATAAAATCAGGTCAGGAAGGCGGCATGCACGGTTCAACTGTAGCGGGAAGCATCGATTTGAAAAGAAAAAACACAGCATTTAGCGAAAAGCAAGAATGGAAAGGTGCTTATCAATCGGGTTTTGAATTTAACAATAAGCAGTTTTTCAACCTTGGAAATGTATCTTTTGCGAGTAATAAATTCGTAGCAGACGGAAGTATTTCCTATCGAAAAGCCGAAAATTATTTTGACGGTAATAACAATGAAGTGAAACATTCGCAATTCAAAAAATTCAACAGTTCTTTAGGATTGGCTTACAAAACGAGTACTTTGTCTTCTCTACGAGCTGATGCTATTTTTGATATGGCGAAAGATGTAGGCTATCCTGCACTTCCGATGGATTTATGGCTTTCAAGAGCATTAATCACTTCGGTTGCCTACAAGCAATTGTTTAAAGAAGGATTAGTAAGAGTCTGGGATTCGAAAATCTATTTTAATGCCATAGAGCATTATATGGACGACACCACCCGACCTGAAAACCTGGTGCATATGGATATGCCGGGCTGGAGTACAACGTATGGATTGGTTTCTAAAATTAATCTAAAAAAAGAAAACTACTCTTCAGAAGTTCAGCTGAATGCATATAATAATGTTTCCATTGCCGAAATGCGAATGTATCCGCAGGATCGAAGCAAACAGACCATGTTTGCCTACAGCTGGCCCTGGGTTACAACTCGTTATGCTGGCCTTTCCATAAACAATTCATTGGAAATTACTGAAAAAAGTCAGATCAATTTCGGTGGTTCTTTAGGCATGAATTATAACCATTCCAAATATGTGGATTTTAATTGGATTTTTCATCCCGGAGCGCCACAGGAAAAAACCCGTTTTTTACCCAGTCTGTATGCCGGTTATACGATAGATGTCAAAAAGTTTAATTTTTCTGCCGGAGGCGGTTATGGCCATCGTGCGCCATCTGTTTCAGAAGGTTACGGCTATTATATCTATAACAGTTTCGATCGTTACGATTACATAGGAAACCCGGATTTAAAAAATGAAATTTCGTATGAGATTAACGTTGCTGCCGGTTTCTCTGATGAAAAGTTTAGCCTTAAAGCCAAAGCAAACTATTTTTATATTCAGAATTACATCATCGGAAGAATTTTAAGCATGGGAAGTCCTATGAACTATCAATCAGTTGGAGTAAAAGGATACACTTCGCTTGACTATGCTACTTTGTTTAATTTTTCACTTAACGCTCAATACGACATACTGGAACATCTGCATTGGAAAGGAACCCTGACCTACGCCCGCGGGAAAGATAATAAAGACGGAAACCTTCCTTTTATACGCCCGTTGAGTTATCAGACTTCATTACAGTATCACTATAAAGATTTCGGTTTTCAGACCGCTTTAAACGGTGATTTCGAACAAATTAATTACAGTCCTGAATATGGAGAAGACAAAACACCCGCTTACAGGATTTGGAACTTGTCTGCTGATTATACTTTTTATATCAACAATTTCAAAACTGTATTTCAGATCGGTGCCGAGAATATCTTAAATGAATATTACAGTACTTATGCCGACTGGGGAAATATCCCAAGAATGGGACGCAATATTTTTACCTCTTTAAAAATCAATTTTTAA
- a CDS encoding FixH family protein has product MKFFNFFVIATLFAVITSCTLDKTDFEAETNRDVTEYFEFKEVTSFNSGNYKISVAALNGTFYKGYNEIRLTIINTQNNQTLNSSDVTCLPILTNSDGNKTSCPHRYNLVYNTEGNYYSGYAVFTSISNPMENWDLYIGFTDNNQLHSANGLISVQNQPNMNLNMTSFTGNDGEKYFIALVAPQKPRVAENELVAGIYKYNQPTEPAGTFPDPSQFSYSEVQNYTLKLDPRMPEPSMGNHSSPNNVDLTQKTDGLYYGVVNYTMTGNWTLNFIMQNQNGQVIKGTEVPTDFTPGIEGVKSELYIDILF; this is encoded by the coding sequence ATGAAATTTTTTAATTTTTTTGTAATTGCGACATTGTTCGCAGTTATAACTTCATGTACTCTGGACAAAACGGATTTTGAAGCCGAAACCAACAGGGATGTTACCGAATATTTTGAATTTAAAGAAGTTACTTCTTTCAACAGCGGTAATTACAAGATAAGTGTTGCGGCTTTAAACGGGACTTTTTATAAAGGATATAATGAAATTCGCTTAACCATAATAAATACTCAAAACAACCAGACTCTGAATAGCTCAGATGTCACTTGCTTACCTATACTGACCAATTCAGACGGTAATAAAACTTCGTGTCCACACCGATATAATTTGGTCTATAACACAGAGGGGAATTATTATTCGGGATATGCCGTATTTACAAGTATAAGTAATCCAATGGAAAACTGGGACCTTTATATTGGTTTCACCGATAATAATCAGTTACATTCCGCTAATGGCCTTATCTCCGTTCAGAATCAACCAAATATGAATCTGAATATGACATCCTTTACGGGAAATGACGGCGAAAAGTATTTTATTGCATTGGTAGCTCCTCAGAAACCCAGAGTAGCCGAAAACGAATTGGTAGCAGGAATTTACAAATACAATCAGCCCACAGAACCTGCGGGAACATTTCCTGATCCGTCACAGTTTTCATATTCCGAAGTGCAAAATTATACTTTGAAACTGGATCCGAGAATGCCGGAACCCTCAATGGGTAATCATTCCTCGCCTAACAATGTTGATTTAACTCAGAAAACAGACGGGTTGTATTATGGAGTAGTTAATTACACCATGACCGGAAACTGGACACTGAATTTTATTATGCAGAATCAAAACGGACAAGTCATAAAAGGAACAGAAGTTCCGACGGATTTCACACCGGGAATCGAAGGAGTAAAAAGCGAACTTTATATTGACATTTTATTCTGA
- a CDS encoding helix-turn-helix domain-containing protein, which yields MQTGYLTVCNMGLFGDNAVNFWMEDLTGILERFPLLERPHKQDFFAIYSVEQAEGDICIDNQKIKLEPQKVIVIRPRCISNININKAAKGKLICFTEDFFSLRYNNNILHHFSFLEREALPYIRLNDTQIARWETLQLFVDSEFKTKGKETGKVLRSYLNILLFELERLYNPLGTPKEHSLRQEKIQLFQKLIDQNFKEKKLPSDYAAILNVSPNYLNKMCKEETGLTAGDLIRKQIVLEAQRLLLYTTDTINEIADKLGFENVSYFVTFFKKQANVTPEQFRRTEK from the coding sequence ATGCAAACCGGATATTTAACTGTTTGTAACATGGGTTTATTCGGCGATAATGCTGTTAACTTCTGGATGGAGGACCTGACGGGTATTCTGGAGCGGTTTCCGCTATTGGAACGTCCACACAAGCAGGATTTTTTTGCCATCTACAGTGTTGAACAGGCGGAAGGCGATATCTGTATTGATAATCAAAAGATTAAGCTGGAACCGCAAAAGGTTATCGTAATCAGACCTCGTTGCATCAGTAATATAAACATTAATAAAGCAGCTAAAGGAAAGCTGATTTGTTTTACAGAAGACTTTTTTTCCCTGCGTTACAATAACAATATTCTGCATCACTTTTCTTTTTTAGAAAGGGAAGCATTGCCGTATATCAGGTTAAATGATACTCAAATAGCGCGCTGGGAAACATTACAACTTTTTGTTGATAGCGAATTTAAAACCAAAGGAAAGGAAACGGGCAAGGTACTCCGTTCGTATCTGAATATTTTATTATTTGAGTTGGAGCGACTCTATAATCCTTTAGGAACACCAAAAGAACATTCACTCCGACAAGAGAAGATACAACTTTTCCAAAAGTTAATCGATCAGAATTTTAAAGAAAAGAAGTTACCTTCCGACTATGCCGCAATCTTAAATGTAAGTCCGAATTACCTGAATAAAATGTGTAAGGAAGAAACGGGACTCACTGCCGGCGATCTTATCCGGAAGCAAATCGTATTGGAAGCACAGCGATTGTTGCTCTATACTACGGATACTATAAACGAAATAGCCGATAAACTCGGATTTGAAAACGTATCTTATTTTGTGACTTTCTTTAAAAAGCAGGCTAATGTTACTCCTGAGCAATTCAGAAGAACTGAGAAATAA
- a CDS encoding CPBP family intramembrane glutamic endopeptidase, translating to MIGIFIEIVLSYFILKYAIKENLSVLGVKLTRYRFILFSVSIVWPVAYYCLFEFSVAALVHNPLKLNPDYTFSAFVNSVVYIIRAVVFEELIFRGALLYILIRKLGNQKAIIISSIAFGVYHWFSWNAFGSPLQMVFIFLSTGSVGYIFALAFAQSKTIYLPLALHFGTNFSTMILFSKNKAIGLQLLIKSFPADPVVPVAVISITVLVIHFSGFQILSYMYLKAIQKRSKPNTI from the coding sequence ATGATAGGAATTTTTATAGAAATCGTTTTGTCGTACTTTATTTTAAAGTATGCAATTAAGGAAAATTTAAGCGTGCTTGGTGTTAAGCTCACCCGGTACAGATTCATTTTGTTTTCAGTAAGTATTGTATGGCCGGTTGCTTATTACTGCCTCTTTGAATTTTCAGTAGCGGCACTTGTTCACAATCCTTTAAAGTTGAATCCGGATTATACTTTTTCAGCTTTTGTAAATTCTGTTGTATATATCATTCGGGCAGTTGTTTTTGAGGAGCTAATTTTTCGCGGTGCTTTACTGTATATTCTGATCCGAAAATTAGGCAATCAAAAAGCAATAATAATATCTTCTATAGCCTTTGGTGTTTATCATTGGTTTTCCTGGAATGCATTTGGTAGTCCGTTACAAATGGTATTTATATTTTTGAGCACGGGATCAGTGGGCTATATCTTTGCATTGGCATTTGCACAATCTAAAACTATATATTTACCGCTGGCGCTACATTTCGGAACCAATTTTTCCACGATGATTCTTTTTTCTAAGAATAAGGCTATCGGTCTGCAATTATTAATAAAATCTTTTCCGGCTGATCCGGTTGTGCCCGTGGCTGTTATTTCTATTACGGTTCTGGTTATCCATTTTTCGGGTTTTCAAATACTTAGTTATATGTATTTGAAAGCAATACAAAAAAGATCAAAACCCAATACTATTTAG